The following proteins come from a genomic window of Lolium rigidum isolate FL_2022 chromosome 5, APGP_CSIRO_Lrig_0.1, whole genome shotgun sequence:
- the LOC124655508 gene encoding ABC transporter G family member 1-like, with the protein MADQQLLPAVPRWKPSPPRRQSQPDDAAGDEAASDLGSSLRSTDGASFPFGSGSSSFPPPSFVPVLPSSSLEISVENGLDGRGAPAVAREPSLRRVDQGVVLSWEDLWVSADGGKAGRVPILCGVNGYARPGEVLAIMGPSGCGKSTLLDALAGRLGSNVSQKGDILINGRRQKLSYGTSAYVTQDDVLMTTLTVREAVLYSAQLQLPSSMSAAAKRDRAEETLREMGLEGAADTRIGGWMHKGISGGQRRRVSICIEILTRPALLFLDEPTSGLDSAASYHVVSRIARLARHEGMTVVAAVHQPSTEVYGLFHGLCLLAYGRTVFFGPASDTNQFFALSGFPCPSLMNPSDHFLRTINKDFDNDIEEGLGGKKTTTAQAIDTLATAYKSSVHMEKVTRQIADIRSTGGEVVKMEGQQPSFLTQSFVLTKRSFVNMYRDLGYYWLRFGIYVALCLCCGTIFYDIGHSYGSIQARGSMLMFVAAFLTFMAIGGFPSFVEDMKIFGRERLNGHYGVSSFVIANTVSSTPYLLLISVVPGALAYYLVGLQRSFDHFAYFALVLFTTMMLVEGLMMIVASAVPDFLMGIITGAGIQGVMMLNGGFFRLPHDLPKPVWRYPMYYVAFHKYANQGFYKNEFLGLTFPNNQAGGAATITGGEILRDYWQVEMGYSKWVDLAILFGMVILYRVLFLAIMKTTEKVKPMVKGLRFRSTQPSVHVAQNGSGSP; encoded by the exons ATGGCGGACCAGCAGCTGCTGCCCGCGGTGCCGAGGTGGAAGCCGAGCCCGCCGCGGCGGCAGAGCCAGCCGGACGACGCtgccggcgacgaggcggcgtCCGACCTCGGCAGCtccctgcgcagcaccgacggcgCCTCTTTCCCCTTCGGCAGCGGGAGTTCATCGTTCCCGCCGCCGTCGTTCGTGCCCGTGCTGCCGAGTTCCTCGCTGGAGATCAGCGTGGAGAACGGCCTGGACGGCCGCGGCGCCCCCGCCGTGGCCCGCGAGCCGTCGCTGCGGCGAGTGGACCAGGGCGTGGTGCTTTCTTGGGAGGACCTGTGGGTGTCGGCGGACGGCGGCAAGGCCGGCCGCGTCCCCATCCTCTGCGGCGTCAACGGCTACGCGCGCCCCGGCGAGGTCCTCGCCATCATGGGGCCCTCCGGCTGCGGCAAATCCACCCTTCTCGACGCTCTAGCAG GACGCCTAGGCTCCAATGTTAGCCAAAAGGGTGACATCCTGATCAATGGCCGGAGACAGAAACTATCCTACGGAACATCG GCGTACGTGACGCAGGACGACGTGCTGATGACGACGCTGACGGTGCGCGAGGCGGTGCTGTACTCGGCGCAGCTGCAGCTGCCGAGCTCCATGTCGGCGGCGGCCAAGCGCGACCGCGCCGAGGAGACGCtgcgggagatggggctggagggTGCGGCGGACACGCGCATCGGTGGGTGGATGCACAAGGGGATCAGCGGCGGCCAGCGGCGGCGCGTCAGCATCTGCATCGAGATCCTCACCCGCCCCGCGCTGCTGTTCCTCGACGAGCCCACAAGCGGCCTCGACAGTGCCGCCTCCTACCACGTCGTCAGCCGGATCGCCAGGCTAGCGCGCCATGAGGGGAtgaccgtcgtcgccgccgtgcaCCAGCCCAGCACCGAGGTCTACGGCCTCTTCCATGGCCTCTGCCTCCTCGCCTACGGCAGGACCGTCTTCTTCGGCCCAGCCTCCGACACCAACCAG TTCTTCGCTCTGAGTGGATTCCCCTGTCCGTCCCTGATGAACCCATCTGACCACTTCTTGAGGACCATCAACAAGGACTTCGACAAT GACATTGAAGAAGGCCTTGGCGGGAAGAAGACGACCACCGCCCAGGCCATCGACACGCTGGCGACCGCATACAAATCCTCCGTGCACATGGAGAAGGTGACACGACAGATCGCTGACATACGCAGCACC GGAGGAGAGGTGGTGAAGATGGAAGGGCAGCAGCCGAGCTTTCTCACGCAGTCCTTCGTGCTGACCAAGAGGTCCTTCGTCAACATGTACAGGGACCTCGGCTACTACTGGCTCCGGTTTGGAATCTATGTTGCACTCTGCCTCTGTTGTGGCACCATTTTCTACGACATCGGCCACAGCTACGGATCCATCCAG GCTCGTGGCTCCATGCTCATGTTCGTCGCCGCCTTCCTCACCTTCATGGCTATAGGAGGTTTCCCGTCTTTCGTGGAGGATATGAAG ATATTCGGGAGGGAGAGGCTGAACGGGCACTACGGCGTGTCGTCGTTCGTGATCGCCAACACCGTGTCGTCGACGCCATACCTGCTGCTCATCTCTGTGGTGCCGGGTGCGCTGGCCTACTACCTAGTGGGCCTGCAGAGGAGCTTCGACCACTTCGCATACTTCGCGTTGGTGCTCTTCACGACCATGATGCTAGTGGAGGGCCTGATGATGATCGTGGCCAGCGCGGTCCCTGACTTCCTCATGGGCATCATCACCGGCGCCGGCATCCAGGGCGTCATGATGCTCAACGGCGGCTTCTTCCGCCTGCCCCACGACCTGCCCAAGCCCGTGTGGCGGTACCCAATGTACTATGTCGCCTTCCACAAGTACGCCAACCAGGGCTTCTACAAGAACGAGTTTCTGGGCCTCACCTTCCCCAACAACcaggccggcggcgccgccaccatcaccggTGGCGAGATCCTCAGGGACTACTGGCAAGTGGAGATGGGGTACAGCAAGTGGGTGGACCTTGCCATCCTGTTCGGGATGGTTATACTGTACAGGGTGCTTTTCTTGGCCATCATGAAGACTACCGAGAAGGTGAAGCCCATGGTTAAGGGGCTCAGGTTCAGGAGCACCCAGCCATCTGTCCACGTCGCCCAGAATGGATCTGGTAGCCCATGA